TGGGAGCGCTGGGACAGCATGTTGCCGGACGGGACCATCAACCCCGGCGACATGACGTCCTTCAACCACTACGCCTTTGGTGCGGTGGCCAAGTTCCTCGTGGAGCGTCTTGCGGGCTTGCAGCGGTTGGAGCCTGGCTGGAAGCGATCGAGGGCACAGCCGGTGCTGGGGGCGGAGTTTATGCATGCGTCGGCGGAACATCTTACACCGTACGGCAGGGTGTCTTGCGCCTGGAAGTTATGCGGTGAGGCAGGCGGCCCGCAACAGCTTACAGTCGACGTGACTGTGCCGCCGCTCACGGAGATGGAGGTGGTATTGCCAACCAGAGGCGGGAAAAGggtcgaggttgtcggcTCTGGTGACTGGTCTTTCACCATAGAGTATGAACGTTGCTACGACTGGCCGGTGAAGGAATTGTCGATCTTCCCATAAGCAGACATCGAAACTTATCGGAAGACGCTCTGGACGGTACCTGGTCCTCATGAACGTTCATCGCAGAAAGCCTTGCAAAGCTTTCAGTTGCAACTTCTGACCTTCTGGTGATTGCGTGCTGGATCCGTGTCTTGTTTAGGTGTTTCGCAGCAAAGTATTCGTCTTCTAACAGGCTCAAGCCGCCGAAAGGAAGGGTATGATATTGGGTAAAAGCATCTCCATAACATGATAACAGTGGATTGCATTGGCATCTCACAGCATTGTCATGTAGTGATCATGGTACGTTGCCTGGTGTGACTTTCGCTATCCACTGTATGCATAACAGTTGCATCCACAAACATGAAAGTTTTAGCTAACAATGGTCATCGACTCATTGGCTCATCATAAAAATCTCATCATGGGAAACCAAGGCGCCCGGCATCCGCGTCAACGGGTCTTAGTAAGTGCCAGCAGACTTGATGACAATGGAGTCCTTAGCCAGCTGCTCGTACTCGGCCCCTCGTTTCTCTTCATCCCGCTTGTAGGTACCCGCGGACTTGATAACAATGGAATCCTTTGCGAGGTCGGCGTACTGCGTTATTGTGTCAGTTTATCGCAACAGAATTCAAGAGCTGTTCACGTACCTCTTCGCCACGCTTGTAGGTACCGGCAGACTTGATTATGAtgctggccttggcgacgtcggcgtaGTCGGCCTCTCGCTTGTAAGTGCCAGCTGACTTGATGATAATGTTGGCCTTAGCTACATCGGCATAATCAGCAGCAGGTGCTGCGACAGGGGCCGCGACAACGCCGATGGCCTGGAGGGCAAGAAGAGTGACGACTGAAAGCTGCATCTTGGGCTGTCAGATTGATGGAGAGTAATGATGAAGGGCAGATTGACGGTTGGGAAAGCTCCGTTTATCTTTCTTCTGGTCGCTTCCCCATCTTTATGTGCTTTGAAGAACTGTCACATCCTCAGAATACATGGGTAAACCAGGCCCTCTTCTACCATTAGTGAGACTTTGGTAATGGTGGCGCCTTATCACAGTCTCCGATCACATCAGATAGATTAGGAAATCGTCTTCTGACTTAATATGTCCTTCTTGCCACATCTCTACGCTTGCAATACCAAGAACGGAAGGTCAAATATGACTTACGGCCCGTCTAGACCGTACCAGGATCACCATCCACGTACAGGGATACTGAACATTTGGTCCTCGAAAGCATTTCATTGGGACTCCAGTATCTTTCGACTAGAGCCGGACAACTCGGATTGCCGAACCAGCGGGCTCGCCTTCACCTTGGAACAGGGGTCAAATCCCACAGGGGCGGGGTTGCGCTTCCATCCGCTTCGGAATTCCACAGAGATGCGTGTCTGGGTCCAGGAATGCAACGATTCGGCTCTTACTAGTGGCCGTCGTTTCCGCAAAGCTTATATGAAAGCAGCCTACTCGTATCGATCCAGGGACTTTTGATGCAGCCCCCATGCCGAACCTAACTGCAACAAGCAGCTCGAACCTCGGAGGATTACGCCATGGGCGAAGGAGCAGGCAGGAGCGTCATCATCTCCCAGTGATGTGGGATTAGAATGATCTTTTCCAGCTTAGACCGCCGATAAGGTGTGACCTGCTCGCAAAACGAAGTTGCCGACTGACTATGGCGGCCAAGCTCACCTCAGTTTTGAACCGCACTCCTTTCAAATTCCCTTCATCAAACTCATTGTCCGAAACGACTGTTCTTAACTTCTTGTTGGGTTAGTCCAGACTTCAATTTTGGCAATATGTGGTGGAAATTGCGACGAGACTACGAAAGCCTACCACAATCTGAGGGGAAACCAAGAACCAACAACTCTCAGTGGGCACAATGGTTCACACAGCGTATGCCACGATTGACGGTGGTGCTTGGGGCTACTAATGCCATCACTCTTATTGCTTTCCTATTGAAATCGAGTGCTACTCCGTCGAGGGAAATCCTTGTAGAACAATGCACTCGAGAGCTGTCCACATTTTGTAAGTATGCTGACATCGACGTCCTGGTCTCAACACATCTGCTGATGATTTTCATTAGCACCAGCCTTTGAGGCTGTGAAGTACACGGCGCCAGATCACTACAACGCCGAATTCAGGCAAACAAATAAGTGGCGCGGCCCTCCCGGGACACACTCCAACGAAATTGACATTGCATGGCATGAAATCGAGCTTGGAGCAGGAGGCATCCGGGTcacggaagaagaagtcAAAAAACTGAACATGACCGATTCGCCAGAGATGCCGTTCCACAAAATCCCCGAGGATCAAGGTGGCGGGTATTTGGCCATGCTAGAGGTCTTTCATTTGCTCCATTGTCTGGTATGATCATATCGCTCCGAAACTTGCACTTGTGATGCCTGACGTTGTGGTAGAACTCATTGCGAATGGGGCTATTCTTCAACTACGACCACTACAAGTTTCTGGACGAGGGTGTCCCTGATGAAAACATACATTCCCACTTTGGTAAGAACAACTCTCAGCGCATCCCAAGGTCAAGAAACACCGCAAGGTATGATCCATCTCTGACCGGTTGCCATTCAACGCAGATCACTGTATCGACATGCTGCGGATGAATCTGCAATGTCAAGCCGACGTGACGCCCGCTCTCTTCGTCGACCCGCTCAACAACCCTTTGAGGCGAGACGCTCTCCCAAATTGGTCCTCCATGCACACTTGCAGAGATTTTGATGCAATTTTGGATTGGAACAAGCACGGCCCGAGATCTGTGCGTTGGCGGGATGCCGGGGCCAACCCATCGTGGGATCCCGCTCTCGAGGGAGCAGAACAGCCTTTCCCACCAGAGGGAGTTGACGAAGGCCATCACCACTGAAGCTAACTGAAAGTATCGGATTGTAAAGAGATTGCGAGAATGATTCATCACTTCCCAAAGTGTTTACCGACGCTGTGTTTCGGTGTCAATGTTGATGTGAGAGATGGTTTCAATACATAGAATAGTGTCTTAGTTCCATGATTAGATGAGAGTCATCGTCTATGAACCAAACCAGGATGGAGAGTTGAATATGGTAGTCCGAATTGCTTGAACTCGGTTGATTCGAAGTACTATAGGAGTGTCCAGCCACGATTGAAAGTTGGATGGCGCCTCAAGTATGGCATAAGAGCATGGTATCGGCATCAGAGGACACGATCACTTGAACAAGTTTTCTCGAGCTGATTAAAACAACAAAATTGATAACAACCTACTGAAATTGCCGTAGAACACATCTATTAGCCTCCCAGCATGTGACTATATGGGCTGCTCGCGGTGAACAAGACTCATTGTTCGATGTGTCGCCTTTTCGACTATGGTGATGCTGGGTAGTTTCGAACTGTTGTCTTTGACGAAACTCTGCATCGTGTCCCTTATTCTTTCTATCACATGAGCCCATTCTCGTAAAGACTCGTCGGATAAAAACGCCATCGTCTCTAAGACCCGAAAGCCCGTGAGGGCTTCCTGGTAATGACGTGACAAGCATTCAACGTCCTCCACTTCAATAGCGAGGTGACGAATGACTTCCTTTTCCATTCTGACTAGCTTTAGGTCCCAATAAGTAGCTTGGATGGTATCAAACTCAAAATTGACCCATATGTGACGTGGCATTGTACCGCTTGTGAACGATTTCTGGTACAATCTCAGGTTTCGAGACTCCCGACAAGCCTGCAGCACGGCAGGGATAGGACTTGATGAGGCGCAGTAAAGTAGCGTGTAGTCTAATGGGTGACGGCGATATTTGTTGAGCTCGACTTGAGCGCGAATCGTAAGTTCTCGCGGCTCTCTTGTAAGTTGCCAGATGCGCATCCGTAGCTCGAATGGAAGTTGGAAGAAGCAGTGAAATGTTTCCATTACTGACGTCTGAAGGCTTCTGTGCCTTGAACAGACCGCTTACTGCGGGCAAAACAGGCTGTCGTCATCACTTGAACGACAGGAAAAGAGGAAGTGAGACACACCGTCGTGAGCAACAATGGGCCGATTTGCGTGAAATGCGGACACTGTTTCGAGGTTTTCTTTGTCGGGGCATCGTCGCCTTAAGTGGGAATCTGACAATGTGTCCGTACATCCAGAAATTGCTGGATCAGGCGACTTGCAGACTGAGCAGTGCGTCATAAACTCA
The DNA window shown above is from Colletotrichum destructivum chromosome 2, complete sequence and carries:
- a CDS encoding Putative mycotoxin biosynthesis protein UstYa — encoded protein: MWWKLRRDYESLPQSEGKPRTNNSQWAQWFTQRMPRLTVVLGATNAITLIAFLLKSSATPSREILVEQCTRELSTFSPAFEAVKYTAPDHYNAEFRQTNKWRGPPGTHSNEIDIAWHEIELGAGGIRVTEEEVKKLNMTDSPEMPFHKIPEDQGGGYLAMLEVFHLLHCLNSLRMGLFFNYDHYKFLDEGVPDENIHSHFDHCIDMLRMNLQCQADVTPALFVDPLNNPLRRDALPNWSSMHTCRDFDAILDWNKHGPRSVRWRDAGANPSWDPALEGAEQPFPPEGVDEGHHH
- a CDS encoding Putative 2EXR domain-containing protein; this encodes METFHCFFQLPFELRMRIWQLTREPRELTIRAQVELNKYRRHPLDYTLLYCASSSPIPAVLQACRESRNLRLYQKSFTSGTMPRHIWVNFEFDTIQATYWDLKLVRMEKEVIRHLAIEVEDVECLSRHYQEALTGFRVLETMAFLSDESLREWAHVIERIRDTMQSFVKDNSSKLPSITIVEKATHRTMSLVHREQPI